ATAGCTTttgaaatacttttaaattttactttaaactgattttatcaaagaaaagtttgaataaaaatgactttttttcaaacaaagcATTTTTCTATGGTCAACTAAAACATGCTCTAGAATTACTAAAAAGATAAATCGTTTTACGTTTTGGAAATGGTTTAGAAGTTTGGTTCAAATCCATGAAGTACAAACACAGATATGAGTACCAGATGCTGATAAGATATTACATAAGGTCAATTACTAAAAACTagaatacatatatatattttgatgataTGTTCTTACTAAAATGAATATGTTCTTTGCTAAAACGAATCTAAGAATTTTATGTAAAGATACTAAGTACAATACAAAAAGCACTATTGAAATACAATAGTTCATAGAAtacaataatagaaaagatCTATGGCAACCACCATAgatcaaaaagaagaaaactacaGAGAGAGAGGTACaaagataaaacaaagaaTTGAATTTCATTGATACTGTTGAAGATATTCAAGTGGATTGTTTTTTACGTGGCTTTGTAGGGCCACAGGCGTGAAGATGATGATTAAAAAGGTTCAACCAATCTAAAATAGCTATGCCAAATCGCGtatcaattatatatctaAAGGGTATTTGGGAGTATCAGTTGGTAGTACTGATCGAGACTTATTAATGGAAGTCTGACACAATAGTAGCATACAAGAGCCTGTTCCAAGTATCAGGCAAACCAGGCAAACACCAATGGCTGCAATCAGCAATgatctcttcttttctctgCTTTGTTGCTACCCAAAGCTTTCCTTGCTTTTTTGCATAAATTGATGGATGTGCATCTCTTCTATACTGGGATAGTTTTGTTATGTTCAAATACTTTACTGGGGTTTTCATTCTCTTCATTGTTCTCTCGAATACTTCAGTTAACGACTCAGGGAATATCTTTTGGTAGGACTCGTCGAAGAACGGTTCGGTTTCGTTGTAGCACCATTGCTTCCCCTTGTGTTCTGGGGATATACTTCGAAAGAAAACTGCTGTTTTATTCGTATCCACATTCTGATCAATCCAATTTGACCAGGTTTTCATGGCTGCCTCAAGTGCTAACTCCATCTTCATTGTTGCTATCATCTTCCCATCATGATGAAAGTAGTCCCATCTGCAAAATTTGTCtcttaagttaatcatttggTTTCTCAAAGATGAAATGAAATCTTCTTCTACATCAGAAGCATTTGGCTTTGATTGCTTAAACAACTCAGATTGAATGGTACAGTTATGTAGGATAAGTTTTAGACTAAAATACCTCTAAACTATGTACTTCCTGTCAAGCATATCCTTGAACCttacaaaacttcaaaaatatgcttaaacataataaaagatttttaaaaatgttaaaaatactCTTACTAttatatgaacaaaaacaatcaatacCGTCTTACTCCGTTGTTTTCcctcttccttctcttcctcttATTCAAGACTCAATACTCTCTTACATACTCAcacttttgttaaattttttatattcttctgtctctaaataaataaataaaattgcacACTTCATGACTTAGAGGCATAAGAGCTATAATAAGAAGAGAATAATAGAAGCACTAAAGAATTTTAAGGacttgaattttcctttttattgttttgttatgCCTGGAAGGGAGATTTTGAGTTTCGAATTTTGtaagattttatgttttgattcaaattctatgtttttgttttttctttctttgttgcttttcttttttcgttcAAAAAATTGgtataagaattaaaaaaaatagaagaaaaatgagtatccatattatttttaaaaaaatgagagataTCTATATGATTTGTTTAAAATCGTTTATGTTttaacttcaaacaaattttatcatcatACTAAcgataataatatatatatttttaaatttagagttATTTTTGTAACTAGCCATCAACGGTTTCTATTCGTAGATTAATAGTATGTGTACTCTTAACTTTTCTTAAGTTTAATGgtagttttaaatatttcaaagttagaaagtatttttgaaatgaaCTATTTCCATCTAAAACTAACACGATAaagatattttcaaactttatttgaaagtttaatttaaaagtatcttttgaaacttttgaaagttcaagagTATTTTTTCAGACACAAAATACGAAATTCAATGagactttttttatatataatttagcaAATGTTTGATAGGTGCTTACGCTTGCAACTTTCCCTGATGCACCCACCAATGACCAGTATTGAACACCATGATATTTGCACCATACCATTTCTTTGACATAGCTGAGAGTTTGTCAAGCTCCAATATTCTAGCACCATTTTCCTCGTCGACTTTTAGTTCGACGAGAAATGGACTCCAGAAAAATTCCACAGAACAATTGTATTCCTAAGATTATCATAGGCACTGTTACTTCAAACTCACAGTATAGTATCTGAAAATGTGACATGAAAAAGTTTAGCTAATACCTTTGCTCTGAAGATCTTGTAGCTGCCACTTTTTACATCAACATAAACCTGAGAAGGAGGTAAAGCAGAATAGAGAAGACAAGCAAGAGATTCCCATTGGTTTCTGTTAAGTGAGTCCCCAACTATGATCACTCTCTTTCCTCTTAGCTTCTCTAACATATCTTTGCCATCAAACCTGCAAAGTTCATGATTAAACGAGTCCACTTCAATTCCACAAGAATGAAATGGAAGTAGAAGAGAAATTGAAGTGAAGAGCTGATCTTTAAGCTCACCTGGGCACCTTGCACCCAGTGACTTCCCAGTTCAACTTCTCGTAGCCAAAATCTCGCCGGCCGTTCCTTCGACAGCTAACTTGGTCACTAAGAAATGGACACTTAGTTTGATCATAGAGAGGACTTGCCTTGGGATCATAAACCCATTTGCCATCAAAGATGTTGCAGCTTTTCTTCTCATGTTTATCATCCTCACTGAGAGGAAGTGAAGTATCATTGGGCTGCAACTGAATGCTAGCTGCAACATAGTAGTCAACAAGACTGAATGAAGATGACACCGATGAGGTCGAGCTTCGAAAAGTTAAGAAGTTCAGGGTCTCATGGTCTTGACTAAGCAAGAACACCAGAATGATAATGCTTGTGAGGCATGTAAATGTGCAAAGCTTCCATCTCTGATTAATGAAAAAGCTATTGTCCATGGCTTGATACCTTTACTTCCCCTTCCCACAAGCAATAAGAAGTGGGGCAATTATAGTTGGCACTACGAGTTTGTAAGAAGTGGGAAAGTTTTGGTCAAAAATGCCCGAATACTCTATGAGAATTTGCATCCCACTTATGAAATATTGATGGGCGGTCGCTTTTAGATGCCTAAAAACATGTAATATTTGAAGCCAAACGTATTAATAATGGccattt
This DNA window, taken from Cucumis sativus cultivar 9930 chromosome 6, Cucumber_9930_V3, whole genome shotgun sequence, encodes the following:
- the LOC101217736 gene encoding protein trichome birefringence-like 42 is translated as MDNSFFINQRWKLCTFTCLTSIIILVFLLSQDHETLNFLTFRSSTSSVSSSFSLVDYYVAASIQLQPNDTSLPLSEDDKHEKKSCNIFDGKWVYDPKASPLYDQTKCPFLSDQVSCRRNGRRDFGYEKLNWEVTGCKVPRFDGKDMLEKLRGKRVIIVGDSLNRNQWESLACLLYSALPPSQVYVDVKSGSYKIFRAKEYNCSVEFFWSPFLVELKVDEENGARILELDKLSAMSKKWYGANIMVFNTGHWWVHQGKLQAWDYFHHDGKMIATMKMELALEAAMKTWSNWIDQNVDTNKTAVFFRSISPEHKGKQWCYNETEPFFDESYQKIFPESLTEVFERTMKRMKTPVKYLNITKLSQYRRDAHPSIYAKKQGKLWVATKQRKEEIIADCSHWCLPGLPDTWNRLLYATIVSDFH